The Paramormyrops kingsleyae isolate MSU_618 chromosome 23, PKINGS_0.4, whole genome shotgun sequence sequence ATATAATCCAGGAAGCTGTTAAAAGCACCACAAAGCCTCACAAGCCCCAACACCGCAGAGATACTAAAAAAGCAAATGTGAACATTGTCTCCGGTTCTTGCCTCAGTCCCAATTCCAGGCTGAGATCCTTGAAACGCCTTAGCAGGTGGAGGTCCGCCGTACTTCCTCTGTCCAGTGGTGACATCCAGCGTGTACCCCGTCTTCTCCAAGAGGGCCTGCGGGATGAtgcagcagcatcaacactgttagAAGCTGCGTGGCAAAGGAGCGACAGCTGCAGACAGGCTGAGGCCCAGGGATCATGCAGGAACAGCTCCGTGGGAGCTGCAGACGCCATAACCAGCGCGGGCTTGTCGTCGCCACTCAGGTTATTCTTGTTGCAGAGACGGTCCCCTGAATCTCACCTTTATCTTCGATTCGTCTGGCCCCTTCGTGGACTCCTGCACCTTGCTTCCCTGCTTCTCCCTCTGTCTGTACGTCTTCATGACACCACACAGAAAGGCACTTTTGTTCTAAGAAAGGAAAATTGTTAAAGAAATTTTGAAATGACTAGCAAACATGAAATATGACATGTTAGGGCGCTTTTGCACTGCAacaagtaccgtacttttggtacttttccTTTTCCACTTACTTCTggttgagtaccagtaccaaaagatatagtaacaaaagtgccaaaccagctggggtattTGGGTACTTTGGGGTGGAACTTGAAACACTTCCTCTGTTGACTGGTTATGCAAATAACCAGCCTCTAAACACAATACAACCACTGTcttgaaaaaaaatatgaactcggaaaacaataaattaaaaataataataatagttatcTGGATGGAATTGTAAtcaggatggcatgacaagCATTTTACAAAGTATTTCGTAGGACAGCACAGTATTGGAAAATTTCCAAATATAGTGATGCAATTTTGTTGTTAAAAAATATTGGGGtgtttataaagcaaaaaggagttcaacataaatttctcacctGCACATGGGATAAGTCACTTTCCTTGAACTGCTGCAGAACCGCGAGCGCTCCATCCTCGTTGAACTCCCTTAGGGCATCAAGGGCTCTCTCATCTAGGTCTGCGTACGCCACCAGTCCTGGGAGGGTCAGTGTTACCACTTTTCATTACAAGAATGATATCCGTTCCCCACCTGGATTTGTGGGTTTATAATCTCTCCAGCCACAACAACCCAAGCCCCCCATTTTCAAGTTTTCCCACAGGGGAAAATGTCAAAACCACATGCTAAAAGCAGTATGCTTACCCGTCAGGAAGATGTCATTCAGCTTCTCCGCCACTTTCTGGGCAAGGCCAGCGTCGATGAGCTTCTGACAGTTGTCTGCGTGTGTCGCGCTGATGTCCAtaggctcctcctcctccttggCTGTCATGGGGCTGCCGTTCACCTCGGCGGCCATTCTGCAACTGCACGGCAGGCCTGAGTGCTCAGTGGGAGTCGTCCTTACGAGAAGAAAAGCTCCCAAAGCCACCACAGCTCCCCTGAACTGCAGGGTTCATTCATTTCACTCTGCGTCACCTAATTGACTCATCAACATAACCTCACGCAAAACAATGTACTTATTTAAAAGACAGTCTGGGTTCGTTTAGCAGACATGCACATCAGTGCAGTCAAGAGGAAGGGTATATAGAGAGACACCAGGCTGTTCAGTAAACCAACACGGCCATCTGTGGGGAAACCAGAAGAATGACAAAAGCGGAGACGCCCGCCTGCTCTTTACGGCAACAAAAACAAGTGGAAAGGTCTGCAAGCTGTGAGCTGTCAGAAGCTGAATAACTAGCATGCTGTGCACCATTTTTAGATTTCCACTTCTGATGTCTCCAGGGAAACAGCTGCACGTGGCTGCTTCGGGCCTCAAGCAGAGCTTATCTTATGCTAAATCTTAACTTGCGTTATCCACAACAGCTCTGCAATCAGCCAAATATAACCAATATCGAGTACAGTTTACATGCTAATCAACAGACAGCCTGCAGAAACGCAGGCTTCCGTAGAGCTGCGGCATAGGGGAGCCGAGGGCCTGTCAATCCATTGAACCCCGACATCGGCGCTCTGCGTTATAATGCAAAAGACGTCATAAATGTGAGCGCTCCCTTCATCCAGTGTATAAACGGGAAACGTTATACCAGCTTCAACCCAGCATGATCTGGCTCACGGCAAACTGGGGACACTACACAAAGGCATACAAACAAACGATGAATGAAGGGGAACTTACGGGTCAAACTGCGCCACCAAGAGGTTCACTGTGAAAACGCAGCAGCGCggcaaaacaagaaaacaaacctCAGCCAGGGCGACGGGACGTTTGTCACATCCGAAGTTAAATCGCTTAAACTGGCCGTGAGGTTACTAGTAAGCGCCAGAGAGACAATAGCGAAACCATAAATCGCCCCGTAACCGCCACAGACACTGCAGGCTACTATAAGGCTCCTAACCCACGTTACGGTGTCCCGCCCCCTGTTTTTCAAACTTacaatatgatttttttttaaataaactcaTACAGCCGTTGGCCAGGTTTCAAAAACCACCCCACATTTAGTATTAATCTAAACAGCTGGCTAAATCAAGACCTAAACGGCCGAttgcctttttttttggttagcATTAGCTGGCTAGCTAACTAACCTGCCTGTACCGGGCCTGGATAAATTCTTTTCTTAgctgaaaagggaaaaaataaaagacgAGTTCTTACCCCCGCTTTCACAGAAAATTATCCGTTGTTTCAGATTACTTTTTCCGAGCTTAATTTTAAAAGCACCGTGTTATTAGAAGGTAATATTAATGCGGAGAAAGGCGTATTTGGTTAAGTTATATCCACGGGAACGCAGCACGTAGCGCGCTCAACTCGACTCGTCACTCGTGAACGTGCACGTAGCGCGTACAACAAAGGGCTCCCGGCCAACGGTTACCAGGACAACAGCTCACAAGCGGGCAAGCCAAGCAAGATTTCATCATTAGCCAGATAATGTAAGGATTGTCTAATAAGAATGTCACTTGCCTCTCCTCCTATTGGACAGTTTCCACGTTTACCTTAAGTTATTATACAGCTAACCCGGAAATtgtgctttgtggaatacccccctggatCTGCAGGCTGTTATTTCAGAGTAATTCCGTTTTAATTTACTGCAAGATATAGCGCAGCAGGACAGATTATAACTCACAGAATAGCGCATTTGAATGTCGAAATGTGTTTCGTTTGAAATTAAGCATTCCCAAACTGAAAGTAATTATAGAATTAAAGTGTGATTTAAATACTGAACTGGGAGAAGCAGCATTTTGGAAAAATGTTAATGCAACAGATAATACTGAAACAACACATTAAACGAAGTTCAAGATTCTGGCAACTATATAGCATATCTAGTTAATACAAGTTCACCAGTACAGGGTCCCAGTGATTCTGAAACACATCCCAGAAAACGATACGGGTAACCCAGCATAACCAATATAACAATGCAAACTTTATTTTGGACTCCCTGTTCATCCTTTTTGATGGTATTACAGTAGTGCCCATTGCGGTGGCTTATCTGCTGAGCGTAACTTATTTTCATAATTGCTGAATAAACAGATGTCAGACAATGGCGATTCAACACATTTATTGTTCACTCTCAATCGATTCCGCTCCAGAGTAATTCAATTTGTCAGACTCAACTTCTGCTAGAATACGAACTAAGGCAAGCAATTTGTTTTCCAATTAGGCGTACACAAATCTGTCCAAGCTGCGCAAAATTTTAGACAGAAATAAGAGCTCACTATCAGTCTACTCTTCCTATAAGATCATGTTTTTTCCCTTCCTGAGAACTTTTCATGGGCTtatcattaaaacaaaaattataTTTGAAGTATATACAAATCACATGTGAATGAAGCAGATCTAGGCAGCACTGTggacggagggggggggggggggggtggggtggggttcaGTCATCAGCCGCGGCTTCAGTCATCATGCTTCAGCTTCTTGATCTTGCCCTTGTGACGGTCGATTTCCTGCTGCAGGCGCTCGATTTCTTTCTTGTGGTGCTCGATCTCGTCCTCGTGGTGCTTCCTGAGCGCAGCCAGCTGCTCCTGCTCCTTTCGCCTGTGAGGGGTCCATGTTACAGTGGACAGAGCAGGACTGTGGGGCAACCCGGAAGCTTCTAGAAGCATTTTATCACCAGGACCCATTTCCTTCTCAAGTTATAGGAAATGAAGTTTCATCAAAGATTTTAAGATAGATTCATTTACTGCTAATTAATATTACACCATTATTTTACACTGCAAAAGGACACATTTCACACTTAGTGTAAGATGCAGAATGCAACAGAAATTTCTTTTCGGAGGGAGGTGAATATCCACTAACTTGAAGTATCTCTCCTCCTCGGCCGCCTGCTTCTTGCCAAAGGCTCCTCCGGCTTCTCTCacagcacctcctcctccaccccctTTCCCTGCTCCTTTGCCCAGCTCGCCCAGCTGAAGTACAGGAATGATAAGAGCACCAAAGACTAGTCACCAACAAACAGAAAAATTGAACAAAACGATTAAGTGACAGGGTTCCTGTAGATGTCAAACCCTTAAAAAGGAGGAAAATTACAATGACATTTTCACCCAAAATCTTTCTCCCCCAAGCAAATCTTTCTAATCACCTGACAAACACAAATGATAGTGATTGGTGGTAAACAAACCAATTATGCGATGACAAATAATTAACATTTACACAATGATTCATCTGGCCAGCTTTCATTGTTCTCTTTGGTACACAGAAATActcaaaaataaaagaaattggAATTAAATGTTTCTATTGGCAATATTTCTTGGTGTTTTCCTTTTGAAACTAATTCATTCATACATGTGTGTCAGAATATGTTTCTCAAAACAGGCATTCTGAATTTCAAAGGacacaattaaaatattttaatttccatTCAGATAGACTTCTATTTCACCTGAAACCAGAGAGTATATGAATGATTCTGCAGTTCTTGCATTATCAATTGTATTTTGGTTATATATTCGATgcttgttttcttgttttgtttgaacaTACATTTGGTAACCTAAAATCTGTAATTAGATACATCTAGTGTTAAAACCTAAAACCCTATAATGTAAAATTTATTGTCACGAGAAAGcagactttttaaaatgtcagatTTGGTCTTCCCCAAAATTATGTATGGAAATAAACACGCTGTTTTTCAACACGGTTTATAATTAACTGGCATTAATAAAGAAATTGGTTCTCGGAGAATCGTCCAGACAGGTGTACATGACCCATGAGTCGGATCTTAATAAACGATGGACCCGAATCCAAATCACTGGGAAACTCGCATCTGGATACGAAACTACCGCCCCAAGTTCAGCTGCCTTCAACCTTCAGCCAGTCATAGTGAAACCTACGGCTTCTGAAGCCCATAGCGAGTGGGACCGAGCACTACCTGCTTGCTCACAATGTCAACTAACGAATTAAAATAAAGTGGAAAGTGGTTTAAACTAGATAGTGGATGACAGCATAAAAAACAAAGCCTGTCATAGACAGGATAAATGGGACGTCTTCTTTTGGTGTTGACTCTCATTGCAGATTCACTTAATTAACTAGATACAGATGATCTGTCTCTTTGTCCCACAACACGAAAAGAGAGAAACTTCAACCGGGCGACACCTGAAACGAAATGACTCAATACTGCCTGGATAGACACTTCAGCTATTTTATCACGACGACCGTATTGTGTCAAACCACCAGTGGCGAGCATACGGTCAACAGGCCAAGCGAGCAATCGATCGTGACCGGACACTACCTGGTCCGATGACATCCTTATCTGGGAAGTTATGAATCCCCTAAAGTTGACCCTCAGCAGTCTGGACATCGCGCAAGAGTCAAAAAATCACTTTCTGTCGGAAGACTGCTGCGTCCTCCAATGTTTTGAAATACGGGAAACGATGGCCAACGTTATGCTTACACGGAGTTGTATTCTGAAGGTCACGGTACACTCGTAAAATCTACAACACGGGCTTTTCAATATTCCCAACTCCAGCAAATACTAACCATATATAAAAGATATCACGCAAAATTCGAAAACGTGTGTGAAATATGTATTATGCTTGTTTATACTTGCAAATTAGGTTATTCTCAACTCTGCAAAAGATCATGGTCGGCTTTCTCTAGAGACCATAAAATTCTACCCGAACGATAGGTGGCAGTTTGTCCCAAGGGAGGTGGCCTTTATTGTTACAAATAACATTGTAAGGTTAATGGCCTAAGTAGCATTTCCATTGCTATTCAACTGAGTAATCCGGTTCTACAGTGAGTGACATCAACACAAAGGAGCTGGATTGTTTCTTATAAGTGGGATAAATCAATAAttccatcaatccatctatcATCTTAAATAATACGTGATATTCAACACTTCCCTgaatatgaaaaacaaaatcgATGAAAATGAAATCTAATGTTTTCAGGATATTCTTTCAGATGTTCATTCTCATACTTCAGATGTGTAAAAACCACTAAAGCAAAATAGCTGATATTAAAAGTCGCGTTAAAAGCTGTCCAGCCAGCACACAGGCTCCTGACTTCCGACAGGGCGCTACGAGCTTTAGACGCGGCTTTTGCCGACCGCTGCTAGCACTCAGCAGCGAATGTCTAAGGTTTAAAAAGGATCGTTTGTGTGGCCAAAATGTCACACTGCAGTGGGAAATATTGACACAATTGTGAAATGGCTGCAATAGCCATCCCCGGGTGGTCGCCGAGGCGTATGTTACAGCTGGAGTCTACAGCTGTGAATTTGAAGATCTCTCGCTTGCCATGTGCCACTTCATCTACCACATTAGATTGAACAGAAATCAGGGTTGCCaattttggtcagctggctcGAGTGAGATTTAGAAATAACAGTTgtattactttgtaaatatattctgtagggtttgcaaactaccccaacgctctTGATGTAGTTCAtgttaggtttataatggaataatataaatttaccgtaagatttcttgcgggATCGTGAGTGTCACGACAGATGCCTGAAAACTGGCAGTCTTGAGAAATTGTAATGATAATTATTATACAGCAACTACTTGTATAATTGTTTGAATAGCTTTGGGCCTCAGGTGTAAATGAATTAAATGGTACTTTAAAACGTGCAAGATCTTGTTTGTTATCCTTACATCATCGGCAtagtgtgtcctgcgatgggttggcaacttggcgccccatcctgggttgttccttgccttacGCCTGCAGCTTCTGGGATCagacaagcgggtacagaagatggatgaatggacaggTGGATGGGCGGCATAGTATCTCCTTTAAAACATGTCTTGTTTTTTTCGTCTAGGAAACACCGAGCGTGAAATTTTGCCAAAATATGTTACCCTCATTAATATAATGCCAGAGTAAAATCTCACCTCACCATGTAATTGTCACAGACTTCTATTTCTCATAATAACGTGTCAGATTAACACGTTCTAGATGAATCACCTGTTAGGCATACTGTGCTAATGacgttttttttccatttgtgtaTAAATCCAAGATGCTTGCTAAATTATCCATTATGGCAGATGCTGGCAGAAGCCATGGTTTTTTCTTTCAATAAACCCCATGGTGAGGCGTTATTAATGGGTCCTATACCAACCTACCCACCCTGAGTGCTCCTCAGTAACGATCAGTATTAAATTCCCATAGTTTTTAATAAGGGGGAATACAAAAATACGCAACTGGAGGGTGGCCAGCAGGGAAAGGGGGCACAGGATGATGCGTACGGCCAGATGCTCCAAACATCCAAACACGAAGGCGCAGGCTGATCAGCGTGACCAGCGCAGcgtgttttaaaatgtataaaacgCCAATTAGTGAAGATGGTGCTAAGTGGGCTAGAGATTAAGCTCCTGGAATTAACTTTAAAGCACAAAGAAAACATTACTTTGGAAAGCATTACTGCTCATTAAAGATCACGGCCCCCACGAAAGTATATCATACTGGGCTCCTGTTACTTCTAACCCCGTCCCCTCTTTTACGGCGCCCGTGGCTCGTAGTGAGATATTTTAGTGTGCAATTGTTGACAGATCGCGTGTTGTCAAAACCTAGACACTATAGACGTTATCGTCATATTCCAGTAGTCTTTCGGTGGTAAGCCTAGGTAGACTGCTAGCTCATCTGAAACGCATTCTGTTGCACGAAACATAAAAGTTGCCGTAGCTGTTGTAGCAGTTCACGTGATCGGCCAGGTGATGGCAGTGTTTGATAAGGTAAACCTGAAGGACCGCTACTGCATGGTAACGCCATAAGCTTTTCGCTCGTCTAATACTTGTCATAGACTTGGTTCTATCCACCATGGTTGATTTTAAATCGACGTATCCCCGAGCTGCTTTTACATGTACTCCTATTTAGAGTTTTTGGAGAGcaagtaaatgcacataaaatgacagaatatatatctgtatttatctgttttataaatataaatgacacttAGGAGATTAGAAATGTTGTAGTAAGACATTAAGTCTCCTTTATTAAATTCATGTGTTGCTATAGCAAAGCGTATCCTGGCAACCATGAAACTTAGCAGTGAGAGGTTGTGCAGTGTGGTTCAGAAAGCCAGTCACTCCCTATCGCCTGTGCTCTACAGTTTCCCAAGCAAAGGGAGCAGAGGGAAATATCAGAAAATATAGTCTGCTCAGCCTTCCACACACTTTACTGATAGCGCCTCTGTCCTTAGAGCAGGAACTGAATTCTTCTTCTTCATTGAAAGGTCACATTATCTCAAAGCTGCCACTTTTGTGATGTTCAGAGAGGATCAAGTTGTAATCTCACACTGAAAAGCAGTAACTGACATAATTTTGCACAATTTTTCTTTACATGGCCCTGAAATTTCCCTATATGCCAATGGGGTAATTTAACCGATTTGAAGTGGTAACTGAAATTATAAGGGGTATAAGTTTAACTGTAACACGTGCTTTGATTAATTCTAGATTTGCATCAAGATGTTAAGGTCAAACTAGGTCATTCGATCACCTGTATTCCTAAGATACTAAAGTAAGCAAACGATCAGTAGGATTGAACCTTATGATTCCACAGCTTAGTTAAACTGAGAGTTCGATTGGAACAAACTTCTGCAGACTTTGTGGGAagttcacattttatttgtaacaTGCTGATAAGAGCAGATGTAGGCGGCGATCTAGACAGCCAAACTGGCATGGTGCCAGCCAAACTGGCATGGTGCCAGAACCACTGCACATTTGCTTATTGCTGCAATGCTGTTGTTCTTTAGACTCATTTGGCTCCTGTCTGCATAAATGCTGCTCCCAGAGATCACCTGTTAAATTTGCAACATCTGGTTTGCAAAGGCCACTCGCTTGGGCTAAAGCACAACATTCCTTTGCATGTGACACAACAAGTGCCCCGTCTCATCATAATCATTATCTTTCTTCCGCAGAGCTGGCTCTGGGCTCCACAGTTTGCCCTGAGTCAGTCTGCAGTTATTCAAGCATTCTGCATGCTGTGTCCGTCTCCATGGTGACATTGACGTTGGAAGGAAAGCTGGATTCTTCCAGCATCTCCATGGCAACGCTGATAATCTTAGTGGTTCCGGTTGCCACATTCCAGAGAGAACTTCAAATTCCTCATTAATCTTTTAGAAGTTATTTAGaagtcaaataaaatacatgtattttaaaatgacaaCATACTTATTACAATGTGATTTTTATGACTTAAATGTGTTTGCATAAAGACTATAATGTCTGTGAAATGATTTTGATACTTTGAAAATTGTGTGCAGTTGTGTAGATGTCTATGCCCTATGAAGGACTCTCATCCTGAAAAGCAGAGTCCCGTGCTTCGTTTCCCGTGCTTCGTGGCCCGTGCTTCGTGTCGCGTGCTTCGTGGCCCGTGCTTCGTGGCCCGTGCTTCGTGGCCCGTGCTTCGTTTCCCGTGCTTCGTGGCCCGTGCTTCGTGGCCCGTGCTTCGTGGCCCGTGCTTCCTGAGATGCGACCCTTGACTGAGTAAGCAGTTTTGcggtatggatggatggatgcatgggggtggcacggtggtgcaggGGTACCACTGTTGGGACCATGTTTTCCCTGTGTcctcgtggggtttcctctgggctCTGAGGTGCTtcccctgcagtccaaaaacaggctgaggtgaattggagttgccaaattgtccatagggcATGTATGCACCTTGCAGTTCATGCATGCACCCTCTCATGGGTCATTTCCTGCGATGGACTCCAAACCCCTGCAACCCTGCAAAGGACAAACTGAAAATCCATGGATAATGAAATGGACTGCAGTATATTGGTCTGTaattgaaaaactttcatgatACATAGTTGATTTTATGCCAGGCATGAGCACAAAccaaatgcataataaaacaGACTGTTTTCCTGGAGAATTACATGCCGTGatgattttatataaataaataaatattttggtaGGTGTTGCATTCAAATTTTCACCTCCAATGACAGACAAAGCACAAGTGTCATTCGGAAAAGCTGTCCGCCATCTCACATCAGGATATTCACTGCAAACTTCTTAACAAGCCCCctagcaaaataaataaataaaaaatacccaCCAATCTTAGCTGATAATTAAATGCAGAAATAGATTTCGGTGAGAGAGCAGACACTGCAGGTTGCTGCTCAGATTATAACACCACGGGGTGCATGAGGGAGATTATAGACAAGTCCCATTATAACAGCTTGTCAGGAGCCTTTTGTGGGGGCAGTTCTGGGGGGGCCTTCATAATGTGATGTTCTCCTTTTTTTGTTAGGATGCCGACCCAGGAACGAGGCAGACCCCGAAATGCAGGAGCCGGGTTTATTTACACAAACAAAGCCAATCACACGCAGTGCCAAAGGGGAAATCCGTAGGAATAGTCGGGTCGGGCGCTGAAGGGTCGAAGCCGGGTAAATCAGTCCTACAAAGAGGGACGGGACGATGAGACGAAGGGATGGATCAGGCAGGACGAGTGGATCAGGCAGGCAGGAGAAACGAGGCAAGCAGGAACGGGGACGAAGGCAGGGCGAGCGGGaccaggcagggatgcaggGCAGGCGGGACAGCAGGGCACGGCGAAACAGGCAGGGAAAGGAGAGGAAACACAAGACAGGTAAACGCTCGGTAATGCTCCGgtacatggcaacaatacttcgcaccgGCTGTCAGTACTGCTAAGCCTTAAGTATAGGTCCGGCAAATGAGGATGATTGCTAAGTGCTGCGCTGCCCCACctctgtgggcgtgacagtaccccccccctgACGGCCGCCTCCAGGAGGGCGAGGAAGGCGCCGCGGCCGCCCACGGGGTCGCGGTGCTGGCCTCGACGGGTGTAAACGATGGAAGTCATCCAATAAACTGGTGTCCAGAATGTCGGTCCGTGGGACCCATGACCGCTCTTCGGGGCCAAAGCCCTCCCAGTCCACCAGGTATTGCAAACCCCCAGCCCGACGTCGGGAATTCAGAAGAGCCCGAACCTGATACACGGAGGAGCCATCCTGCACACTCGGGGGCGGCGGAACTGCCACTGGTGCCTGTGAGTGGGCTGGACTGTAACGGACCGGCTTGAGGAGAGAGGAATGAAACGTAGGGCATATGCGGTACACTGCGGGGAGTGCCAGTCGGAAGGAATCCGGACCCACCTTTCGCAGGATTCGAAAAGGCCCGATGAATCGTGCCGACAACTTACGGCAGGAAGGCAGTTTCAGGTTGCGGGTAGACAGCCAAACCTGCTGGCCCACCCGGTAAGGAGGGGCTGGCCGTCTGTGTTTGTCCGCTTGAGTCTTCTGCTTGGTGGCCTGTTTGGTCAAGGCTCGACGAGTTTGATGCCACACGCGGCTGGCTCCGTGGTACCATTCCTCGACCTGGGGAATGTCCCCTGGTGGGGTGTCCCAAGGGAAAAGAGGAGGACTGTACCCCAGGACACATTGAAAAGGAGACATGTTAGTGGTAGGGTTAACTCGAGCATTCAAGGCATACTCTGCCCAGACCAGGTGACGTGACCACTCAAGAGGTTTGTCTTTGCAGAGAAGCCTGAGAGCTTTGGACACCTCCTGGTTAGTCCGCTCGGCCAACCCATTGGATTGGGGGTGATAAGCCGAGGTGAGACTGACTGAGATGTGTAGCTTGGTGCACAGAGCCCTGAATACCCGGGAGGTGAATTGGGGACCCCGGTCTGACACGATATCCTCCGGCATTCCGTAGAAGCGAAAGACTCCTGTGATCAGTACCTCGGCGAGATCAGCGGCAGTAGGAAGCTTGGGCATGGAGAAGAGCCGACACATCTTCGAAAACCGATCTACCACCGTCAGAATGATAGTGTTGCCCTGTGAGGAGGGAAGGTCCGTGATGAAGTCCATAGCGAGGTGAGACCATGGACGCGATGGGACTGGGAGTGGATGGAGCAGGCCGGCTGGAGGTTGATGGGCTGACTTTAATTGAGCGCAGTCGGGGCAAGCGGCTACATATTTCTCCACGGCCTGTCTCCACCCAGGCCACCAATACCGTCGCGACACCAACCGTTGAGTTGTCGGAACCCCAGGATGTCCTGAACTGGGGGCTGTGTGAACCCACCGAAGCACAGCAGATTGGAGGTGGCGAGGTACATACCACCGACCGGTGGGACATCCTTGGGGTGGCGTTTGGCGCTCATTGGCGAG is a genomic window containing:
- the LOC111848254 gene encoding ATPase inhibitor A, mitochondrial-like; translated protein: MSRLLRVNFRGFITSQIRMSSDQLGELGKGAGKGGGGGGAVREAGGAFGKKQAAEEERYFKRKEQEQLAALRKHHEDEIEHHKKEIERLQQEIDRHKGKIKKLKHDD